CCATGAGCGCGCTTATTCAGCTACTCTCCCGCCCGTAAAGCCACGCCTGTGGCTGCCCCGGTTTAACCGGGGCAGCCAGCACTCAAAAAAATCACCGCTGACAACGCCTGTATTCCGGGGGCCTCAGAAGACATTAAGACTTTCCTTGCGTTTAATTTCCAGTTACCCCTTGCCAATCTATCTACTGGTAGGTAGAATAAATATTAACAACACGACAACACAATAAAACAGACATGCAGGGGGCATCATCATGAAAGCACTTATCAACGACGTTATCGCTGTCTTCACCCGTAAAGCCCATGGACCGGTCATCATCAAATCCGATCTTACTGAGGAAGAAAAAGCAGCTCTGGTACCGGTCCGTACACTCTCTGTTGGCTGGGTGTCTTCCGTGGATGAGCTGGAGCGGGAGGTTATCCGCGAAGCCCTTGAACATGGCGCTGCCGCTTATCTGATTTCTGAGCTTGAGCAGGCCCGTTTCGTTCATGCCCGCGCCACGCTGTTTGCATAAACACAAAACGAAAATAAAAGGACACACACCATGAAAAATAACGTCGAGACACAACTGCGCCGGTTACTTCGTAAAACGTCAGGCCTGGACATTATGGTTCTGCGGCTGTCAGTGATTTTCATCTTCGCCCTGTTTGGCACCTACAAATGGTTTGCCTTCGAGGCCAATGCCCTTCACCACCTGCTGCCAGGCACCTGGCTCGGTGCGCTGTATCCGGCTCTCGGCGTTCAGGGGCTCAGCTACGCACTCGGCGTGGTGGAAAATATCACCCTTCTGGCCCTGATTGCCGGATTTTTCCGGCCGGCAGTGGGTGCAGCAGGCGCCCTGATGGTGGCAGGCACCGGCATCGTCACCCTGAGCCTTCTGCCGCAGCTGGGTCGCATTGACAGCTTCATTATCAAGGATGTTCTTCTGATTGGGGCTGGACTGGTGCTGTTGCGTCATGACCTGCGACGGACACTGATTAACCGGAGGGCGAAGCAACTCAGCGCCGTGCACAAACCCCGCTCGTCTGACGCATTGTCAGCCATGGGGTGACCCTGAATTACGCAGCAGCCTGATATTTCTGGCCAGCAAATATGACACCACTCCCGGGTTCATGGTGAGAGGCATGGAAGCCGCCTTTCGGGCGGGGATCACTCCCCGCTACTTTTTAGAGCGCTACCTGGAAAATAAGTCGCTCCCCGCCAACCCGGACTTTGAAAAACACTATCTGGATCTTATTCATGAGCAGGACCCGTCCCGGTGAGTGAGATTTGTCAGGAGAGCGATATGAACAAACCGTATAAAAAAGACCCACAGACCATTCAGGCACTGACGGAACTGCAGTTCAGCGTCACCCAGAAAAGCGCCACTGAGCGCCCGTTTACCGGAGAATATGACGACCACTTTGAGGACGGACTGTACGTGGATATCGTCTCCGGTGAGCCACTGTTCTCGTCGAAGGACAAATTTGATTCGGGCTGTGGCTGGCCGGCATTCAGCAAACCAGTGGAAAACAACGTCCGCAACCTGAGCGACCTCAGTCACGGCATGGTGCGTACTGA
This Klebsiella sp. WP3-W18-ESBL-02 DNA region includes the following protein-coding sequences:
- a CDS encoding DUF1471 domain-containing protein, whose translation is MKALINDVIAVFTRKAHGPVIIKSDLTEEEKAALVPVRTLSVGWVSSVDELEREVIREALEHGAAAYLISELEQARFVHARATLFA
- a CDS encoding DUF417 family protein; protein product: MKNNVETQLRRLLRKTSGLDIMVLRLSVIFIFALFGTYKWFAFEANALHHLLPGTWLGALYPALGVQGLSYALGVVENITLLALIAGFFRPAVGAAGALMVAGTGIVTLSLLPQLGRIDSFIIKDVLLIGAGLVLLRHDLRRTLINRRAKQLSAVHKPRSSDALSAMG
- the msrB gene encoding peptide-methionine (R)-S-oxide reductase MsrB → MNKPYKKDPQTIQALTELQFSVTQKSATERPFTGEYDDHFEDGLYVDIVSGEPLFSSKDKFDSGCGWPAFSKPVENNVRNLSDLSHGMVRTEVRSHHGDSHLGHVFPDGPQDTGGLRYCINSASLRFIPKGALETEGYGEFLPLFEKGDKHEN